The sequence GCGCCATGACAATTCCGCTGCGCCGGCCAAAACGCTTAAATATAAGATAGGATATATAAATGCCGAGCCCGATAAGCGTGGACAGCACTTTTAAATCCTGAAACAGCGGCAGACGCCCTTCGGAGACAATCGAGATCCCGGCTACTATAAGCGACACAGCAAGCAGCGGCGTCCCGGCAAGCACGGAAGTGTAGGCATATTTGTCCAGAATCTCCAGACTTGGCAGCCGCCGGACCCTGTCATTCCATTTCTTGCTTTTCAGCCTGGTATGCAGGAATAGGTACATCACTCCGAACACAGCACCCAGCGTCAGCGCTGCAAAGCTCAAGTTGGCGAAAATAATATGCATAGCCAGCCAGCCGTGCACCGCTTTCCAGCTCTGAAGCGTATGATCCTCCGCCGTCAGCCACACCCGGTTAAGGAAAAAAGCGCTGAACCCCGCTACACTAAGCAGCAATACCGTGAACTCGGAACGCCGCATAAAGGAATGGGTTAGCGAGATCAGCACGATGCTGAAGGAGAACCAGAACAGAAAATCGTACGGCGTAAAAATCGGCAGCCCCTGCTCCTCGTAAAAGCGTATGCCAAGACACGCGGACTGCAGCAGGCTGACAAAAACAAGAAGCCCCGTGCCTAACCGCTTCCGATCAGGATTCCGTTCAAGGCAATCCAGGAAATAAAACAGCAGGCTCAGGGCATACAGCAGCAAGGCTGCGTCATATATTCCATTCAGGTAACGCATACCGCTATCCTCCTTCTAGAGGCTTGCCGGAGCAAAAGCGCTCTTCGGCAGAGCGGCGTTTCC is a genomic window of Paenibacillus durus ATCC 35681 containing:
- the ccsA gene encoding cytochrome c biogenesis protein CcsA, translated to MRYLNGIYDAALLLYALSLLFYFLDCLERNPDRKRLGTGLLVFVSLLQSACLGIRFYEEQGLPIFTPYDFLFWFSFSIVLISLTHSFMRRSEFTVLLLSVAGFSAFFLNRVWLTAEDHTLQSWKAVHGWLAMHIIFANLSFAALTLGAVFGVMYLFLHTRLKSKKWNDRVRRLPSLEILDKYAYTSVLAGTPLLAVSLIVAGISIVSEGRLPLFQDLKVLSTLIGLGIYISYLIFKRFGRRSGIVMARWAVSGYGFIILNFLLNSWSDFHRWGGG